A genomic region of Arachis stenosperma cultivar V10309 chromosome 9, arast.V10309.gnm1.PFL2, whole genome shotgun sequence contains the following coding sequences:
- the LOC130948304 gene encoding uncharacterized protein LOC130948304, translated as MVELERLLYLRLKQPNLRLGKFKQLHECMVRGETNAINTGQRIILPKSFTGGPRYMFNNCKDAFAIYKYAGYPSYFITMTYCLTIEFQKRGLPHAHLLLFMHPESKPRTVDDIDKVIKTEIPDKRENPKLYAAVEKYMVHGPCGHLNRKSQCMINGKCSKFFPKAFRDRTIIDEAGFPRYQRRDDGRTVSKKNIEVDNSFIVPYNPGLLLKFGCHINVEYTCQTSAIKYLFKYLHKGNDMVTAAFYQSNESQVDEIRNYYDCRYISACEAAWRLFGYPIQMKEPAVIRLPFHLPDDMPIVYKDTDTIQSVIETSFFKESMLIGWFKANEVHNDAKNLTYSEFPTKFVWNGEHHTWTHRKQGYAIGRISHIPPMNKEDYYLRLLLNIQKGCTSFSDLRTVDGVVYDSFKDVCYALGLLQDDREFIDAISEAGT; from the exons ATGGTTGAGTTAGAACGGCTTTTATACTTACGATTGAAACAACCAAACTTGAGGCTAGGCAAGTTCAAGCAATTGCATGAGTGTATGGTTCGTGGTGAAACTAATGCCATTAACACTGGACAAAGAATTATTCTCCCAAAGAGTTTTACTGGTGGTCCAAGGTACATGTTCAACAATTGCAAAGATGCTTTTGCAATATATAAATATGCTGGATATCCAAGTTACTTTATCACTATGACAT ATTGTCTAACCATAGAGTTTCAGAAGAGAGGTCTACCTCATGCCCATCTTCTTTTATTCATGCATCCGGAATCAAAACCACGAACTGTTGATGACATAGACAAGGTTATTAAGACAGAGATTCCAGATAAGAGGGAAAATCCAAAATTGTATGCTGCTGTTGAGAAATATATGGTTCATGGTCCATGCGGTCATTTAAATAGAAAGAGCCAATGCATGATCAATGGTAAATGCTCAAAGTTTTTTCCCAAGGCATTTCGAGATAGGACAATTATTGACGAAGCAGGCTTTCCAAGATATCAAAGAAGAGATGATGGGCGAACTgtatcaaagaaaaatatagagGTTGACAATTCATTCATAGTTCCATACAATCCCGGCCTTCTTCTAAAATTTGGATGTCACATCAATGTTGAGTATACTTGCCAAACTTCAGCAATCAAATATCTGTTTAAGTATCTTCACAAGGGTAATGACATGGTGACAGCTGCATTTTATCAAAGCAATGAATCTCAGGTAGATGAAATACGTAATTATTATGATTGTAGATATATATCAGCATGTGAAGCTGCATGGAGATTGTTTGGTTATCCTATTCAAATGAAGGAACCAGCAGTAATAAGATTGCCATTTCATCTTCCTGATGATATGCCAATTGTCTACAAAGATACCGATACAATTCAGTCAGTTATTGAGACTTCTTTTTTCAAGGAATCTATGTTGATTGGATGGTTCAAAGCAAATGAAGTCCATAATGATGCCAAAAATCTGACTTATTCTGAGTTTCCAACAAAATTTGTTTGGAATGGAGAGCATCATACGTGGACTCATAGAAAGCAAGGCTATGCCATAGGAAGGATATCTCATATACCACCAATGAATAAGGAAGATTACTATCTAAGGCTACTTTTGAACATTCAAAAGGGATGCACGAGTTTCAGTGATCTAAGAACAGTTGATGGTGTCGTTTATGACTCCTTCAAAGATGTATGCTATGCTTTAGGACTGTTGCAGGATGACAGAGAATTCATTGATGCAATCTCTGAAGCAGGAACATGA